A single Thermoanaerobacterium sp. RBIITD DNA region contains:
- a CDS encoding endonuclease MutS2, translated as MEDKYYKNLEYDKIINFIVEYCDSETGKEKALNIKPYNDINIALKELDKVNEAISFISSYGDIDFSFKNISDILNKARINSTLNAGQLLKISRFLSLSGRVKAYLRNKKDENSYPLLSEYNSRLTHLKDFNEKIDRIIISEDEISDDASPLLKDIRRQKVNINNKIRDTLNSIITSSSKELQDPIITVRDGRYVVPVKQEYRGTFKGIIHDQSSSGATLFIEPMQVVELNNDLRQVELKEQQEIERILIELTKEVSDHVSEIHENMVVLTELDIIFAKAKYSIKTNATKPLFNTNRYINLKNARHPLLPPDKVVPINVYLGDEFDTLVITGPNTGGKTVTLKTIGLLTLMAMTGLNIPADEGSEIAFFDDIFVDIGDEQSIEQSLSTFSAHMTNIVKILDSVSNNSLVLLDELGAGTDPIEGAALAMSILDFLHRIGARTIATTHYSELKQYALKMDGVENASVEFDVETLRPTYKLTIGIPGKSNAFEISRRLGLREDVIDNAKNYITGEVLRFEDIIKDLEEKRIEAERSKQEIEQLKHKINEIKEEYEKKKRQTEAEKDRILEKAREKAKKILDNARIASDEIISKLREAEKSDRKNKLIEEARQKLKENISDLENGLTKTKVPTYTKIPKNIMPGQSVYIVPLDQTGTALSSPDKDGNVKIQAGILKMNVHISNLREAESQEEKDIESGFSTYMNEKSSSISTSIDLRGKNLEDAELEVDKYIDDAYLAGLKQVTIIHGKGTGTLRSGITRLLRQNKHVKSYRLGRYGEGEDGVTIVEIKEK; from the coding sequence ATGGAGGATAAATATTATAAAAATTTAGAATATGACAAAATTATTAATTTTATTGTTGAATACTGTGATTCTGAAACTGGTAAAGAAAAAGCGTTAAATATAAAACCATATAATGATATCAATATAGCTTTAAAAGAACTTGATAAAGTAAATGAAGCTATATCATTTATAAGCTCATATGGCGATATAGATTTTTCATTTAAAAATATAAGTGATATTTTAAATAAGGCAAGGATAAACTCAACACTAAATGCTGGACAACTTTTAAAAATTTCAAGATTTTTATCATTATCTGGAAGGGTAAAAGCTTATTTGAGAAATAAAAAGGATGAAAATAGTTATCCACTGCTTAGTGAATATAATAGCAGATTAACTCATCTTAAAGATTTTAATGAAAAAATTGATAGAATAATAATTTCAGAAGATGAGATATCAGATGATGCATCGCCGCTTTTGAAAGACATTAGAAGACAAAAAGTAAATATAAATAATAAAATAAGGGATACTCTAAACTCAATAATAACTTCATCATCAAAGGAACTTCAGGACCCTATTATAACAGTAAGGGATGGCAGATATGTTGTTCCTGTTAAGCAAGAATATCGTGGCACATTTAAGGGTATCATACATGACCAATCCTCAAGTGGTGCTACATTATTTATAGAGCCTATGCAGGTTGTTGAATTAAATAATGATTTAAGACAGGTGGAACTAAAAGAACAACAAGAAATCGAACGAATCTTGATAGAGCTAACAAAAGAAGTTAGTGATCATGTTTCTGAAATTCATGAAAACATGGTAGTACTGACGGAGCTTGATATAATTTTTGCAAAGGCGAAATATTCTATTAAGACAAATGCAACTAAGCCTTTGTTTAATACAAATCGATATATAAATTTGAAAAATGCAAGACATCCTCTACTACCACCGGATAAGGTAGTACCTATAAATGTATACTTAGGAGACGAATTTGATACGCTAGTCATAACAGGACCAAATACTGGAGGAAAAACAGTTACACTTAAGACAATAGGTCTACTTACATTAATGGCAATGACCGGGTTAAATATACCTGCAGACGAAGGCTCAGAAATTGCTTTTTTTGACGACATATTTGTCGATATAGGTGATGAACAAAGCATTGAGCAAAGCTTAAGCACATTTTCAGCACATATGACAAATATAGTAAAGATATTGGATAGTGTTTCAAATAATAGTTTGGTATTGCTTGATGAGCTTGGGGCTGGCACAGATCCTATTGAAGGTGCTGCACTTGCAATGAGTATTTTAGATTTCCTTCATAGAATAGGAGCTCGTACTATTGCGACAACACATTATAGTGAGCTTAAGCAGTATGCACTAAAAATGGATGGTGTTGAGAATGCTTCTGTTGAATTTGATGTTGAAACATTAAGGCCCACATATAAGCTAACAATAGGTATACCTGGCAAAAGCAATGCATTTGAGATAAGCAGAAGGCTTGGACTCCGTGAAGATGTTATTGATAATGCAAAGAATTATATAACCGGTGAAGTTTTAAGATTTGAAGACATAATTAAAGACCTAGAAGAGAAAAGAATCGAAGCGGAAAGGTCTAAACAAGAAATAGAACAATTAAAGCATAAAATTAATGAAATTAAAGAGGAATATGAGAAGAAAAAGAGACAAACTGAGGCAGAGAAAGACAGGATACTTGAAAAGGCAAGAGAGAAAGCTAAAAAAATTTTAGATAATGCAAGGATAGCTTCCGATGAAATAATATCAAAATTACGGGAAGCTGAAAAATCAGATAGAAAAAATAAGCTTATAGAAGAAGCAAGGCAAAAACTTAAGGAGAATATAAGCGACTTAGAAAATGGGCTTACAAAAACAAAAGTACCAACATATACAAAAATTCCCAAGAATATAATGCCTGGTCAATCAGTATATATTGTACCACTTGATCAGACAGGAACAGCGCTTTCTTCACCTGATAAAGATGGAAATGTTAAAATACAGGCAGGAATTTTAAAGATGAATGTTCATATAAGCAATTTAAGAGAAGCAGAATCACAGGAAGAAAAAGATATTGAAAGTGGTTTTAGTACTTATATGAATGAAAAATCATCAAGTATAAGTACATCGATAGATTTAAGAGGTAAGAACTTAGAAGATGCCGAATTAGAAGTTGATAAATACATTGATGATGCATACCTCGCCGGATTGAAACAGGTAACAATAATACATGGCAAAGGTACGGGTACATTGCGAAGTGGAATAACAAGACTTTTAAGACAAAATAAACATGTCAAATCATACAGGCTTGGAAGATATGGCGAAGGTGAAGACGGTGTAACAATTGTAGAAATAAAAGAAAAATAA
- a CDS encoding U32 family peptidase, translating to MRKIELLAPAGNYDVLKTAVNSGADAVYIGGKYFGARAYAENFDDIMLKEAVEYCHLRDTKIYIAVNTLIFNKEFDTLLKYIDYLCKLNIDAIIVQDYGIVKFLRDYYPEMKMHASTQMTLHNLEGVKEAYDAGIKRVVLSRELTLREIENIVSNTEAEIEVFAHGALCVSYSGQCLFSSIIGGRSGNRGRCAQPCRLKYDFIDDKGDIIEHDKHLLSMVDLCTIEHIGGLINAGIHSLKIEGRMKEKEYVASVVMSYRQAIDSYYSNKKFDVFKYVDMMSSIFNRGFSSGYLFEKKPKEMSYDNPKNKGVIVGEIVSKQNDSFKLKLIRPLSNGDGISTENGKYGFKVDKIINNGKVVDNAEAGQIVEIQRKVPVKRSDFIYKTYDYELNKSLINITEKKSPVSIYIKMSENEPLFIRIENNENIVHNEGEIKAEKAMKKAFDRDILVDKISAINDTAFSLKDIEVEIEDGLFLPVSEIKETRRRAIEKLKKLKLNYNDSKEVDFKLPLINKNKRQKCKLSFYSEKLSHVQIAAELNIDRIYFNYKMDIDNIKGIKNLIGEYDIIPAFPQILREEMNDAKFELIKLKDTGFKKILISNLGLYRVAKEMGFKICIDYNLNIFNSMAVNFFNSTDTITLSPELNLVQIEDITKRHTMKFEAIVYGKLPLMTMEYCPIKNLHGCDKKMCETGEYILKDRKGNCMSILSDGFCRIRILNSDVLMMIDKIDDLMKSGLSYLRINDTIEKDEEIKNVLSAYKNALDGIDYNLQIKNYTRGHFYRGVL from the coding sequence ATGAGGAAGATTGAATTATTAGCACCTGCCGGAAACTACGATGTTTTAAAGACCGCAGTAAATTCTGGTGCAGATGCTGTTTATATTGGCGGTAAATATTTTGGTGCCCGTGCATATGCGGAAAATTTTGATGATATCATGCTAAAAGAGGCTGTAGAATATTGCCATTTGCGTGACACAAAAATATATATTGCGGTAAATACATTGATTTTTAATAAGGAATTTGATACCCTTTTAAAATATATTGATTATTTATGCAAGCTTAATATAGATGCGATAATCGTACAAGACTATGGTATCGTGAAATTTTTAAGAGATTATTATCCAGAAATGAAGATGCATGCAAGTACACAGATGACTTTGCATAATTTAGAAGGCGTAAAAGAGGCTTATGATGCCGGGATTAAAAGAGTTGTGCTGTCGAGGGAACTTACACTTAGGGAAATTGAAAATATCGTAAGCAATACAGAAGCTGAAATTGAAGTATTTGCACATGGCGCACTATGTGTTTCGTATTCAGGACAATGCCTATTTAGCAGTATAATTGGAGGAAGAAGTGGAAATAGGGGGCGGTGTGCACAGCCATGCCGGCTAAAATATGACTTTATCGATGATAAAGGTGATATAATAGAACATGATAAGCATTTATTAAGCATGGTCGATTTATGTACAATTGAGCATATCGGTGGTTTGATAAATGCCGGAATACACTCACTTAAAATTGAAGGTAGAATGAAAGAGAAAGAATATGTAGCATCTGTTGTTATGTCATATAGACAAGCTATCGATTCCTATTACAGTAATAAAAAATTCGATGTTTTTAAATATGTTGACATGATGTCTAGCATTTTTAATAGAGGTTTTTCAAGTGGATATCTTTTTGAGAAAAAGCCTAAGGAAATGAGCTATGATAATCCTAAGAATAAAGGAGTTATTGTCGGTGAAATTGTGTCAAAGCAAAACGATAGTTTTAAGCTTAAATTGATAAGGCCACTTTCAAATGGTGATGGTATATCAACAGAGAATGGTAAATACGGCTTTAAAGTTGATAAAATTATTAATAATGGAAAAGTGGTAGATAATGCAGAGGCGGGACAAATTGTAGAAATACAAAGGAAAGTTCCCGTTAAAAGAAGTGATTTTATTTATAAGACATATGATTACGAGTTAAATAAAAGTCTTATTAATATCACTGAAAAGAAGTCTCCTGTATCAATTTACATAAAGATGAGTGAAAATGAGCCACTATTTATTCGCATTGAAAATAACGAAAATATAGTTCATAATGAGGGAGAGATTAAAGCCGAAAAAGCAATGAAAAAAGCTTTTGATAGGGATATTTTGGTAGATAAAATATCCGCAATTAATGATACGGCTTTTTCTTTGAAGGATATAGAAGTTGAGATTGAGGATGGACTATTTTTACCAGTTAGTGAAATCAAAGAAACTCGAAGACGTGCGATTGAAAAACTTAAGAAACTTAAATTAAATTATAATGATTCAAAAGAAGTTGATTTTAAATTGCCATTGATTAATAAAAATAAAAGACAAAAATGTAAGCTTTCATTTTACAGCGAAAAGCTAAGTCATGTTCAAATTGCTGCTGAATTAAATATTGATAGAATTTATTTCAACTATAAAATGGATATTGATAACATTAAGGGTATTAAAAATTTAATTGGCGAATATGATATTATTCCTGCTTTTCCTCAAATTTTAAGAGAAGAAATGAATGATGCTAAGTTCGAACTTATAAAATTAAAGGATACAGGATTTAAGAAAATATTGATCTCAAATTTAGGGCTATACAGAGTTGCTAAGGAGATGGGTTTTAAAATATGCATTGACTATAATCTCAATATATTTAACAGTATGGCAGTTAATTTTTTCAACTCAACTGATACAATAACATTATCACCAGAGTTGAATTTAGTTCAAATAGAGGATATAACAAAAAGGCACACTATGAAATTTGAAGCTATCGTATATGGGAAACTTCCACTTATGACGATGGAATATTGCCCTATAAAAAATTTACATGGATGCGATAAGAAAATGTGTGAAACCGGGGAATATATTCTAAAAGACAGAAAAGGGAATTGCATGAGTATATTAAGCGATGGATTTTGCAGAATAAGGATATTAAATTCTGATGTGTTAATGATGATTGATAAAATAGACGACCTTATGAAAAGCGGACTTTCATATTTAAGAATTAATGATACAATAGAAAAAGACGAGGAAATAAAAAACGTGTTATCAGCTTACAAAAATGCATTAGATGGAATAGATTACAATTTACAAATAAAAAATTATACTAGAGGTCATTTTTATAGAGGGGTATTATAA
- a CDS encoding cell division protein ZapA → MDIKKITVNINGNDYILKTDYPEDYIMKLAGHLNEIIAGISENYSKLSTQMILVLAALNITDELFISKEENNALKKQIVSLKSELNNDNDKIKTLSEEIENLRKELEESREELEEYIKTFDDVS, encoded by the coding sequence GTGGATATAAAGAAAATTACTGTTAATATAAATGGAAATGATTATATATTAAAAACAGATTATCCCGAAGATTATATAATGAAATTAGCTGGACATTTGAATGAAATAATAGCAGGGATATCTGAAAATTATAGTAAACTGTCCACACAAATGATTTTAGTTTTGGCGGCACTAAATATTACTGATGAGCTTTTTATTTCAAAAGAGGAGAATAACGCATTGAAAAAACAAATTGTATCACTAAAATCAGAGTTAAATAATGACAATGATAAAATAAAGACTTTGTCCGAAGAAATTGAAAATTTAAGAAAGGAACTTGAAGAATCGAGAGAGGAACTAGAAGAATATATTAAAACATTTGATGATGTCAGTTAA
- the pheT gene encoding phenylalanine--tRNA ligase subunit beta has protein sequence MLVSVAWLKDYVDVSVDSKKLADDLTMSGSKVETIKNYGNDIKNVVIGRILSLSKHPDADKLQVGIVDVGNEKLQIITGAQNIKEGDYIPVALHGSTLPGGVKIKRGKLRGLESNGMMCSARELGLDESMLPEFQRNGIFILPELPLGEDVKKALELNDDVIEFEITPNRPDCLSIVGIARETAATYRKSYNLPKIEIKEISEENPARITIEAKDLCYRYVARVVRNVKIGPSPIWMQMRLLKSGIRPINNIVDITNYVMLELGQPLHAFDLDKVKDRHIIVRRAIDGEKLITLDDKERILDSNMLVIADTDKAIGLAGVMGGQNTEITSDTVNILIESANFKGSNIRYTSKKLGLRSEASSRFEKGLDPEITVLACNRAAQLMADLSGGEILKDMVDVYPETFENKVLNIRYERINSLLGTNLTQNEMKDLLQLLDFDVTYDNDILRVTVPAFRRDIEGEADIAEEVGRLYGYNNIEDTLLKGTQITAGIKTTEQKLEDRVKDIFLSCGLNEIITTSFMGMKDLDKINLPEDSPYRKAVKIMNPLGEDQGYMRTTLLPSMMNVAYTNYSRKVSDFKAFEISKIFVPKSLPIEELPIEIKTAIIGMYGKEVDFLKLKGIIEALIESLNIKDVKYVRSKNPLYHPGRSADLIINGDNVGILGELNPDITENYGINEEMYVSELNLEKIFKMANFKRKYSPLPKYPAVERDIAILVSKDTYVADIEDIIRKTGGELVDDVKLFDVYTGENIPEDKKSVAYSIWYRSYERTLTDEEVKKVHDKIIQTLNDKIGAQLR, from the coding sequence GATATAAAGAACGTTGTAATTGGGAGAATATTATCCCTGAGCAAACATCCTGATGCAGATAAACTTCAAGTTGGCATCGTCGACGTAGGCAATGAGAAATTACAGATTATAACAGGTGCACAAAATATTAAAGAAGGCGATTATATACCTGTTGCACTTCATGGCTCGACACTGCCAGGTGGTGTTAAAATAAAAAGAGGAAAGCTAAGAGGATTGGAATCCAATGGAATGATGTGTTCGGCTAGAGAATTAGGACTTGATGAAAGTATGCTTCCCGAATTTCAAAGGAACGGTATTTTTATATTGCCTGAACTACCTCTCGGCGAAGATGTTAAAAAAGCTCTTGAGCTAAATGATGATGTTATTGAATTTGAAATAACGCCAAATAGGCCAGATTGTCTATCCATAGTTGGTATTGCAAGGGAGACTGCTGCGACATATAGAAAAAGTTACAATTTGCCCAAAATAGAAATAAAGGAAATATCCGAAGAAAATCCTGCAAGGATTACAATTGAAGCAAAGGATTTATGCTATCGTTATGTTGCAAGGGTAGTTAGAAATGTAAAAATAGGTCCATCACCTATTTGGATGCAAATGAGATTATTAAAATCAGGTATAAGACCGATTAATAATATCGTTGATATTACAAATTATGTTATGTTAGAGCTTGGACAACCATTGCATGCATTTGACCTCGATAAGGTTAAAGACAGACACATAATTGTAAGAAGAGCAATAGATGGTGAGAAATTAATAACACTTGATGATAAAGAGAGAATTCTAGATAGCAATATGCTTGTTATAGCAGATACTGATAAAGCAATAGGATTAGCTGGTGTAATGGGTGGACAAAATACCGAGATAACAAGTGATACCGTCAATATTCTTATAGAAAGTGCCAATTTTAAGGGAAGCAATATAAGGTATACATCGAAAAAACTTGGATTGAGGAGCGAAGCATCTTCAAGATTTGAAAAAGGACTCGATCCAGAAATAACTGTACTTGCATGCAATAGGGCAGCACAGCTCATGGCTGATCTCAGTGGTGGAGAAATATTGAAAGATATGGTTGATGTATATCCAGAAACCTTTGAAAACAAAGTTTTAAATATTAGATATGAGAGAATAAACAGCCTTTTAGGAACCAATCTTACACAAAATGAGATGAAAGATTTATTGCAATTGCTTGATTTTGATGTAACTTATGACAATGATATTTTAAGGGTAACAGTACCTGCTTTTAGAAGGGACATAGAAGGTGAAGCAGATATAGCAGAAGAAGTTGGTAGATTATATGGATATAATAATATTGAAGATACACTTTTAAAAGGCACTCAAATAACTGCAGGAATTAAAACGACAGAACAAAAATTAGAAGATAGAGTAAAAGATATATTTTTATCATGCGGTTTAAATGAGATTATAACAACATCCTTTATGGGAATGAAAGACCTTGATAAAATAAATCTACCAGAAGATAGTCCATATAGAAAAGCAGTGAAAATAATGAACCCTCTCGGTGAAGATCAAGGTTATATGAGGACAACATTATTACCGTCGATGATGAATGTTGCATATACGAATTACAGCCGTAAAGTGTCTGATTTTAAAGCTTTTGAAATATCAAAAATTTTTGTTCCTAAATCATTACCAATAGAAGAACTGCCTATAGAAATTAAAACGGCGATTATAGGAATGTATGGTAAAGAGGTTGATTTTCTCAAACTTAAAGGAATTATTGAGGCTTTGATTGAGAGTCTCAATATAAAGGACGTGAAATATGTAAGGAGCAAAAATCCTTTGTATCATCCAGGAAGATCAGCCGATTTGATTATTAATGGTGATAATGTCGGTATTTTAGGTGAACTTAATCCCGACATAACGGAAAATTACGGCATTAATGAAGAAATGTATGTATCTGAATTAAACCTTGAAAAGATTTTTAAAATGGCGAATTTCAAAAGAAAATATAGTCCATTGCCGAAATATCCTGCGGTAGAAAGAGATATAGCCATTCTTGTATCAAAGGACACATATGTAGCGGATATAGAAGATATAATACGAAAAACTGGCGGCGAGCTTGTTGATGATGTAAAATTATTTGATGTATATACTGGTGAAAATATACCAGAAGATAAAAAGAGCGTCGCATACTCAATATGGTATAGGTCATATGAGAGAACTTTGACAGATGAAGAAGTAAAAAAAGTTCATGACAAAATTATTCAAACACTTAATGATAAAATAGGAGCACAACTTAGGTAA